aaagacagacaaaaatcaaacaatgtaTTATTTAGCTATATATGCATATCTGATATAATTACAAAGAATAacaagtaattaattaaaaattcaggatAGTGGTTGATTATAATGAGGGTGGAAGATGTTATCATGGAGGCACACAGGGATTTCCAAGGTGTTGGTATTGTTCTAATTCTTAAGCTGGGTgatgaacatttattatttttattttaaattgcacaTATACATTGTATACACTTTTTGGAATACTTAATagatttcaaaatagaaaaaaataaaaacaaaaaagtaatgtCTTTAGGGTCAGGCTGCCTGGACTCAAATCCTgattccaccacttactagctaggtagcattgggcaagttactttaattCTTTATGTCCAGTTTGTTCATCTCTAAAATTGGGATACCAATTGTAccattattttgaggattaaatgagatatgtgtaaagaatttagaaaacagtAAGGTGCATAGAAATtgtataatagtaataataataatacattgtatgtaacatataattttaataattattagttTCCCTCCAGACCTTCCTTCAAAAACATTAAGGctcatttctaaagaaataaaagaaatttttttggaGAACACTAGGATATTTTAGTGTAGATTTTAGGAGTCCCAGCATAAAACCTTTGTATCCTGACACTTGCCGGGCCACATCCTGAAAAGAGTTCTTTGCCCATTCATCACAATGCCCCTTAAAGTAAAGTCTGATATTTTATAAACCTGGCTCTGCACTACCTCACATGGAGCACCATGTCAAAATTTCCACTCAGGACAGAAACTTGGGTGCAGACCACCTTATCACACAAAGCAGAgaagacttgggacttccctggtagcccagtggttaacacttcaccttccaatgcaggggatgcaggtttgatccctggtcagggagctaagcacccacatgcctcacagccgagaagccaaaacataaaacagaagcaatactgtaacaaattcaataaagaatttaaaaatggtccacatcaaaaaaatcttgaataaaaacaaagcagagaaaacagcaatTGCTACACACCAGctactcagtttctttttcttacatatgAACAGATAATCTATCACCAGACATATGAAAACCACAAatgacacagaaacacaaaaagagaaatgcaacCTCCAGGAAACAGATCATTCAGGAAATAAAGTGAACTTTGAAAATCCCAAGTGCTACTATGGAAAAGACACAATCAGATAATAAGAAAACTCTTAGGGATTTAAATATgccactaaaattaaaaattcaataaaaatactcaaaataaagTGAGGGACTAACTCTAAGTTAGGATATAGAGGAAAAACCAAAGttgtaaaagagaaatataagaaaGATAGAGAAACAATTTAACATGTTTAATATCCAACAAGTACAAGTCTCAGACAAACATAACAAGCTAAAGTTACGAATACaattattaaggaaataataCTAGAGATGAAAAAATCTCAGATATGAAAAGGCACGAATAGttagaatatataaaacattgaaTGACATAAGTAACATGTAAGACATTTATGAAGTGGAAGTGAAAACTAAATGCATTTTCAGATatgcagagacagagaaagtttatttttgtgcactCTCTCTTAAGAAGCCACTAGAGGATATACTGTAGCAAagagaaggaattaaaaaaaaaaaaaaaaggaaagaaggagactTTCTTGAACCCTACCGCAATCACCTAACATAAGCCCAAATCCTCTAGCTCCTTTGTAGGGCACTGTTACTTAGTTGACCCATGGTTCCCCATGGTGTGCAGTCTCCCTCATTATAAGTCAGTAAACCCACCTTTACTGACTATAATGTTCTGATATAATGTGTTCCTGGTGATCTTTACCTGCAGGGCATTCATAATTTATATGgtcattaaaagtaaaattttaacattGCTTTTCAGGTTTTAAAACATCTATAGACAAACAAGGACTTCTTAGCTACAGTTGTAGAATGGGTCATTAACCCTAACTATATAAAAGTAAAAGCGCATTTTTGAGAGGTTTGAAAGTATAAGGGAGAAACAAGTAACaggaaaaataagaattctaTTCGTTTCTTTCATgcaagaaaatcaaaagaaactgtTATTAGTGGAACAATAAATGGAGCTTTCAGTTTGAGCAGAGAAGTAACAGAAAATAGTGAGACAGCTATATGTGAAAGATGTATGAGAGAAATTTTAAGTACCGGATACCAAACAACAATAGCATGAAATTGTTTAAAGTTTACGAAAAAGTTacaaacatattcttttttttttttttttttttttttttttttttgcggtacgcgggcctcccgctgttgtggcctctcccgttgcggagcaacaggctccggacgcgcaggctcagcagccatggctcacgggcgcagccgctccgcggcatgtgggatcttcccgaaccggggcacgaacccttgtcccctgcatcggcaggcagactcccaaccactgcgccaccagggaagccccaaacatatTCTTTAGTGATaagaaagtatttaaaaagttagaaaatgaagGTTTAAAAGTGCTTTCCAAAgggataaaatgaaaaacagataatACCAGGTGTTGGCAGGAATGCTGAGGAACTGGTATATCCAGACACTGCTGAAAGCAATgtaaaccactttggaaaacgatTTGGAAATATCTACTAAAAGTGGACATGCACTTACTAAATGAGCAGCAATTCCAcccttaggtatatacccaacagaaatgcatatacatgtttgttgaaggacatgtaagagaatgtttatagcagcattattcaaacaGCCAAACGTTGCACCAACCCAAATATCCACATACAGTAAGATGGGTTATAAATTGTGacatattcatacagtggaatactatacagcaacaAGAATGAAGAACTAAAACTAAAAGCAATATCATGGATAAATGTCATAAACATATTGTtgagaagccagatgcaaaacaGTTCACACTCtactattccatttatataaattcaaaacaggcaaaactgaaCTATAGTATTGGAAGTCGAGATATTTGTTATACTTGAGCTGGTAGTGATTTTAAGGGGTAATTTGTGTAGCACCTGGGATGCTAATAATGTTTCGTTTCTTCAAGATGCTGATACCAAGTATGTTCACTTTCTGAAAATACAGTGAGCTGTGTTAAggatttttcacttttctgtatGAATGTtataattgaattaaaatattcatttaaagaattattttccaaTAGGATGAGAGCTAGGAAAGAAGTGTAAATAGAAGTGTTGGTTTTCATCATGCTTTCTCAcgtattatatttgttatatgaatatattcctttgcaaacaaaatgaatattatgtaaacatttaaaatttttgctattTAGCATCAAATAACTTAGAGCGTGATGAAACTGAATatagagaaaacaatattttattaagaCAGTTCATTGCAACAAGTACCAACGGAAGGAGCAAAAATTTCAGGAAAATCAACAGCATGCAAGGATTTGGAATGGCACACTATAAATAAATGCAATGACAACAGAATTTAGTTTTCCAAAACTGGACAAGGTAAAGTTAAATGGACTAATTCACTacaaaaaggaaatcaaggcTATATCGGAAGATGGAATTTTTCTCCATGACGCCCTCAAATTCGGTATCTGGGGAAAttagagataaatgacaaataCCTTGCATCATGATGAGATCCCTAACTGAATCCAGAGCTATTCCGCAAGTTGGCGTTTTCCTCTATTTCTTCACCAGCGCCCTGGGTCGGGAGGTTGGGGAGAATCGGCTTCAAGAATTTAAACTCATTTAACCCGGATCCTCCCGTCAGACACACCTCGTACTGGTAGCTCTGGCACAGGGTCCCCGTGCCGCTGACGTCCACCAGGTGGCCCGGAAAGGGGCCCTCGGGCACCGAGCAGCGACCCACCGAGgccgccccgcccctcctgcACAGCCGCACCGCGACGAACACCAGCACCGAGAAGACGAAGAGCGACGACACCGACGCCAAGGCCACCACCAGGTAGACGGTGAGCGGGTCGGCCGGGACCGCGTCCGCCGCTTCCGCTTCCGGGGCCGGCAGGTAGGGCTGCGAGAAGCCGTCCACCAGCAGCACGTGCAGCGTGACGCTGGCCGAGAGCGGCGGCTCGCCGTTGTCCTTGACCAGCACCAGCAGCCTGTGCTTAGCTGCGTCGCGCTCGCTCAGCAGCCGGGCCGTGCGCACCTCGCCGTTGTGCGCCCACACGCCGAACAGGCCGGGCTCCGTGGCCTTGAGCAGCTGGTACGACAGCCAGGCGTTCTGGCCCGAGTCGCCGTCCACCGCCACCACCTTGGTCACCAGGTAACCCGCCTCGGCCGCCCTGGGCACCAGCTCGGTGCAGGGCGCCGAGGCGTTCTGCAGCGGGTACAGCACGAAGGGCGCGTTGTCGTTGTCGTCCGCCACGAGCACGCGCACCAGCGCCTGGCTGCTGAGCGCGGGCGAGCCGCGGTCGGCGGCGCCCACGCGGAACTCGAACGCCCTTAGGGCCTCGTAGTCCAGGGACCTCAGGGCGAACAGGTGGCCGTTGTCCGGGTTGATGGACACCAGGGAGGCCAGGGGCACGTGCGGGTCGAGGGTCGGCAGCAGCGAGTAGGTGACCTGGGCGTTGGCGCCCTCGTCTCTGTCTGTGGCGCGGACGCTGCCGATGTGCAGGGCGGGGCTGTTGTTCTCGCGGACGGACAGGGTGTAGGAGGTCTGGGTGAAGGCGGGGGCGTTGTCGTTGACGTCGGACACCAGTACGGTTATGTTGTGCTGGGTTTTCAGTCTCGGTGTCCCCATATCTGTGACGGTGATGGTGACGTTGTATTCTGCTCTGCTCTCTCTGTCCAGTGGCCTTTCGGTCACTAGGGTGTAAAAGTTTTTGAATGTGGGTTTCAAAAGAAAGGGGAGATCATTCTGGATGGAGCAAACCATCCTACCGTTGTCCCCGGAATCTGGATCAGAAACACTGAAAACAGCCACCACAGTCTCTGGGGAGTTTTCTGGGGTAGAGCTGGTGAGCGTCGACATGGTCAGTTCGGGGACGTTGTCGTTCACATCCACCACCTTTATAACTACAGTGCATTTTCCTGAAAGGCCCCCGCCATCTGTGGCTGCAATCTCCACGTTATAATATCGAGTTGCCTCGAAATCCAATGCCCTTTTCAGACGAATTTCTCCTGTTATTTCGTCTATTACAAATGGTTGAGTAGCTTCATCACCTTGGAATAGAGCGTAGGCTACATTCCCATTCGTCCCTGCATCTAAATCTCGGGCGGAGACAGCGACAACTAAGGAGTTTAGGGGGCTGTTCTCCGGAATCTGTACCTCATAGACCGACTGTAAAAACTCAGGGGCGTTGTCATTGATGTCCACGACTTCAATGCGGACTGCAGTGGTCCCGGACCTGGGCGGAGCCCCACTATCCAGCGCCGTGAGGGTTAAACTGAGCTCAGGCCCTTCCTCCCGATCCAGCGGTTTGTCCAGCACCAGCTCTGGGTATTTTCTGCCATCTCCGCGATTATGAGTGACAACATGAAAATGGGAGTTGGGGCTGATTGTGTAATTCTGAATAGTGTTGCTACCTATGTCAAAATCCTGAGCTATTTTCAAAGGAAACACAGTCCCTGTCTGGACGTTTTCTGGGATTTTTAGGAGCATTTCCCTCTCGAGGAACTCTGGGGAATGGTCATTTATATCTGTGAGCTGCAGATCAGCTTCAAAAAACTGCACCGGGTTTTCCAGTAATAGTTGGAAATGCAGTATGCAGGGATCTGTCGCCCCACACAGCACCTCCCGGTCTAGTTTTTCATATAGAAGCA
This genomic interval from Phocoena sinus isolate mPhoSin1 chromosome 3, mPhoSin1.pri, whole genome shotgun sequence contains the following:
- the LOC116751282 gene encoding protocadherin beta-5, with the protein product METAPAKTLQKRQVIFLAILLLLWEPGSEAVRYSMPEETESGSFVATLAKDLGLSVGELTTRGARIHYKGNKQLLQLDVTTGNLLLYEKLDREVLCGATDPCILHFQLLLENPVQFFEADLQLTDINDHSPEFLEREMLLKIPENVQTGTVFPLKIAQDFDIGSNTIQNYTISPNSHFHVVTHNRGDGRKYPELVLDKPLDREEGPELSLTLTALDSGAPPRSGTTAVRIEVVDINDNAPEFLQSVYEVQIPENSPLNSLVVAVSARDLDAGTNGNVAYALFQGDEATQPFVIDEITGEIRLKRALDFEATRYYNVEIAATDGGGLSGKCTVVIKVVDVNDNVPELTMSTLTSSTPENSPETVVAVFSVSDPDSGDNGRMVCSIQNDLPFLLKPTFKNFYTLVTERPLDRESRAEYNVTITVTDMGTPRLKTQHNITVLVSDVNDNAPAFTQTSYTLSVRENNSPALHIGSVRATDRDEGANAQVTYSLLPTLDPHVPLASLVSINPDNGHLFALRSLDYEALRAFEFRVGAADRGSPALSSQALVRVLVADDNDNAPFVLYPLQNASAPCTELVPRAAEAGYLVTKVVAVDGDSGQNAWLSYQLLKATEPGLFGVWAHNGEVRTARLLSERDAAKHRLLVLVKDNGEPPLSASVTLHVLLVDGFSQPYLPAPEAEAADAVPADPLTVYLVVALASVSSLFVFSVLVFVAVRLCRRGGAASVGRCSVPEGPFPGHLVDVSGTGTLCQSYQYEVCLTGGSGLNEFKFLKPILPNLPTQGAGEEIEENANLRNSSGFS